One Pocillopora verrucosa isolate sample1 chromosome 10, ASM3666991v2, whole genome shotgun sequence genomic window carries:
- the LOC136283651 gene encoding uncharacterized protein: protein MVTVESLSTDDAILRGATIPLNSTLWQVNSSPTQASVRSVIDQSSPFLSLSQITVNSSPESQSNRTQDVIKLLQKSTSSSYEHDMQLTEISSNKKYLESTGVPENTLTVPVAHTELLLSPTEVTNQGVLQMSSYFTNSSYSADLLANSAENSSYLSWPSVNKASGRTTTIFTSKSLDSIGASGLEQSSSVPIKHSTAAVLALTPSVVLLSGVIFSSAGISSREGGSVVSEILRSTVAVDVSVYLVSSAKSSSVSDSSMEIGMMSSGTFSFGSTGDESSYGLASERSSLMASTAKSSTEFSVSSKEELRSSSYVKFSSSLGNVQREESVSSEKVSKKSSHFLGRDGSTVFSVLSSVHQSASLLSSGGNFISFAVVSSNQFISSIEESMSPTPSQVSSVVIYMKLRFNFPGEVIRPFHKLI, encoded by the coding sequence ATGGTCACTGTAGAAAGCCTTTCAACAGATGATGCCATTTTACGGGGTGCCACAATCCCATTGAATAGTACATTATGGCAAGTGAACAGTTCTCCAACTCAAGCAAGCGTCAGGTCTGTTATTGATCAGTCGTCCCCGTTTTTGTCGTTATCACAAATCACGGTGAACAGCTCCCCCGAGTCACAGTCAAACCGGACACAAGATGTAATCAAATTATTACAAAAATCAACGAGTTCATCTTATGAACATGATATGCAGCTTACAGAAATTTCTTCAAACAAGAAATACTTGGAAAGTACAGGGGTACCTGAAAATACGTTAACTGTACCTGTTGCCCACACGGAGTTACTTTTGTCACCCACAGAAGTGACCAATCAAGGGGTTTTGCAAATGAGTAGTTATTTCACCAATTCATCTTACTCAGCAGATCTGCTGGCAAATTCAGCTGAAAACTCAAGTTATCTTTCATGGCCCTCTGTAAATAAGGCATCTGGAAGAACAACTACAATATTCACTTCAAAATCATTGGACTCAATAGGCGCTTCTGGTTTAGAGCAAAGTTCCAGTGTTCCAATAAAGCACAGTACAGCTGCAGTTTTGGCTTTGACACCATCTGTGGTTTTATTATCTggtgtaattttttcatcagcTGGCATTTCAAGTAGAGAGGGAGGCAGTGTGGTATCTGAAATTCTACGCTCCACTGTGGCAGTGGATGTTAGTGTGTATTTAGTATCATCTGCAAAGTCTTCATCTGTCTCTGATTCAAGCATGGAGATAGGAATGATGTCATCTGGGACTTTCAGTTTTGGTTCAACAGGAGATGAAAGTAGCTATGGTTTGGCCTCTGAGAGGTCATCATTAATGGCATCAACTGCAAAGAGTTCAACTGAATTTAGTGTTTCAAGCAAAGAGGAGTTGCGCAGCTCTTCTTATGTGAAATTCAGTTCTAGCCTTGGCAATGTGCAGAGGGAGGAAAGTGTTTCTTCAGAAAAGGTGTCTAAGAAATCATCACACTTTCTGGGAAGGGATGGGAGCACAGTGTTTTCTGTGCTCTCATCTGTACATCAAAGTGCATCCCTATTGTCTTCTGGAGGaaactttatttcatttgcTGTAGTGAGctcaaatcaatttatttcctctatTGAAGAATCGATGAGTCCCACTCCTTCTCAGGTTAGTTCTGTAGTCATCTACATGAAATTAAGATTTAATTTCCCTGGAGAGGTAATCAGACCTTTCCATAAGCTGATTTGA